From one Halothece sp. PCC 7418 genomic stretch:
- a CDS encoding TolC family protein has translation MLAFRYLFGVSVGALMSLGVGGNATAQDWVSLADSKTATESSFDRTPVSGELSHQPSLVSQPRVADLRSAKIEGFAKRETVNRLQTAAFPMVQPNVTARASAIINLKTGIALPSASKGFQHKQQLAQREDNQPLEEYDESLEPVEETERLNPNSNPLQLPTSTEEVQVEEVVPITLEQAIKLARENNQTLKEARLNLNQAQAQLEEALGTEFPTLSLQTDLQRSTSAANEINANNANFGGTDGPTTDLNTTLQLNYNLYTGGQRPAQIRVAESQVRTQELALEQAAEQLRFDVTDAYYAVQQADSQVEIARAAVADAEQSLRDAQLLEQAGLGTRFDVLQAEVDLANEEQNLTRSISQRRVSRRRLVETLGLGQQVEVTAATPPEVAGTWDLSLEESIVLAYQNRSELEQQLQQREIAQENQTIALAGIKPQVSLFTRYNVLDIIDSGTGGTTGTGDGLAIGAQLQWTLYDGGQSQARARQAEENAAIAENRFDQLRNQIRREVEQAFYDLQANEENIDTARIAVEQGEESLRLARLRFQAGVGTQTDVINAQSALTQARGNLLTAIINYNRSLAALERAVSNFPDGRLFDTP, from the coding sequence ATGTTAGCCTTTCGTTATTTATTCGGTGTGAGTGTGGGAGCATTGATGAGTCTTGGCGTTGGAGGAAACGCCACTGCTCAAGATTGGGTTTCTCTGGCTGATTCCAAAACAGCAACCGAATCTTCTTTTGATCGCACCCCAGTTTCAGGAGAATTGTCCCATCAACCGTCTCTGGTTTCACAACCTCGTGTTGCCGATTTACGATCAGCAAAGATTGAGGGATTTGCTAAACGTGAGACAGTGAATCGATTACAAACCGCTGCTTTCCCGATGGTTCAGCCAAATGTAACGGCTAGAGCAAGCGCGATCATCAATTTAAAAACTGGAATAGCTTTGCCCTCAGCAAGCAAGGGATTCCAGCACAAGCAACAATTGGCTCAAAGAGAAGACAATCAGCCCCTTGAAGAATATGATGAGTCTTTAGAGCCCGTCGAGGAGACAGAACGGTTAAATCCGAATTCAAATCCTTTACAGTTGCCCACCAGCACCGAAGAAGTGCAAGTGGAGGAAGTGGTTCCTATTACTCTCGAACAAGCCATTAAGCTCGCCCGAGAAAATAATCAAACCTTAAAAGAAGCTCGTCTCAACCTCAATCAAGCCCAAGCCCAGTTAGAAGAAGCCTTGGGGACTGAATTTCCGACTCTGAGCTTACAAACCGATCTCCAACGCAGTACCTCCGCAGCTAATGAAATTAATGCCAATAATGCGAATTTTGGAGGAACTGACGGACCCACTACAGATCTCAATACCACTTTACAGTTAAACTATAATCTCTACACCGGTGGACAGCGCCCCGCACAAATTCGAGTCGCAGAATCGCAAGTTCGCACTCAAGAATTAGCTCTAGAGCAAGCAGCAGAACAGTTACGCTTTGATGTCACAGATGCTTATTATGCCGTCCAACAAGCTGATTCCCAAGTGGAAATTGCTCGCGCTGCGGTTGCTGATGCTGAACAAAGTTTACGGGATGCTCAGTTGCTAGAACAAGCGGGTTTGGGAACTCGTTTCGATGTGCTGCAAGCAGAAGTTGATTTAGCCAATGAAGAGCAAAACTTAACCCGTTCTATCTCTCAACGACGAGTCAGCCGACGGCGTTTAGTGGAAACGCTCGGTTTAGGTCAACAAGTTGAAGTCACCGCAGCCACGCCTCCCGAAGTGGCAGGAACTTGGGATTTATCTTTGGAAGAAAGTATTGTTCTGGCTTATCAAAATCGTTCGGAATTAGAGCAACAACTGCAACAAAGAGAAATTGCTCAGGAAAACCAAACGATCGCGCTGGCTGGGATCAAACCTCAAGTCAGTTTATTTACCCGATATAATGTGCTTGATATCATTGACAGTGGCACTGGGGGAACAACGGGCACAGGAGACGGGCTAGCCATTGGTGCTCAGTTGCAATGGACGCTTTATGATGGGGGACAGTCCCAAGCAAGAGCAAGACAAGCCGAAGAAAACGCAGCGATCGCGGAAAATCGTTTTGATCAACTTCGCAATCAAATTCGTCGGGAAGTGGAACAAGCCTTCTATGACCTGCAAGCTAACGAAGAAAATATAGATACAGCAAGAATCGCAGTGGAACAGGGGGAAGAAAGCCTCCGTTTAGCCCGTTTGCGCTTCCAAGCTGGAGTGGGAACCCAAACCGATGTCATTAACGCCCAAAGCGCCCTCACACAAGCCAGAGGGAATTTATTAACGGCAATTATTAACTACAATCGCTCTTTAGCTGCTTTAGAACGAGCCGTGAGTAATTTTCCTGATGGTAGGCTCTTTGATACGCCTTAG
- a CDS encoding 2Fe-2S iron-sulfur cluster-binding protein, translated as MANIKFIHEDQQVIAADGTNLREKALENRIDLYTFKGKMLNCGGYGQCGTCVVEVAEGMENLSERTPAEQQKLKKKPDTYRLSCQTIVNSGEVSIITKPQTR; from the coding sequence ATGGCTAACATTAAATTCATACACGAAGATCAACAAGTAATTGCTGCTGATGGCACTAATCTCCGCGAAAAAGCACTAGAAAACCGCATTGACCTTTACACATTTAAAGGAAAAATGCTGAACTGTGGGGGGTATGGTCAATGTGGAACTTGTGTGGTAGAAGTTGCCGAAGGGATGGAAAATTTATCCGAACGGACACCAGCAGAACAGCAAAAATTAAAGAAAAAGCCAGATACTTATCGCTTATCTTGCCAAACCATTGTCAATAGCGGTGAGGTTAGTATTATTACTAAACCTCAAACCCGTTAA
- the psbM gene encoding photosystem II reaction center protein PsbM produces the protein MEVNQLGFVASILFVLVPTVFLLILYIQTRSSEDT, from the coding sequence ATGGAAGTTAATCAACTCGGATTTGTTGCCAGTATCTTGTTTGTACTGGTTCCCACAGTGTTTCTACTCATTCTCTATATCCAAACTCGGAGTAGTGAAGATACTTAA
- a CDS encoding NAD-dependent epimerase/dehydratase family protein, translating to MGKYIVTGAGGFIGSHLVEALLAQEKTVIGVDEFNNYYDPTLKRSHLARVLENPQFSLIEANILDLDWTSLLADVEVIFHQAAQAGVRASWGETFSLYTERNLNATQVILEAAKEAKQLTRFVYASSSSIYGNAQTLPTPESTCPQPVSPYGITKLAGEQLCWQYHQNFGVPATALRYFTVYGPRQRPDMAFHKFLKAVLKGEPISIYGDGLQTRDFTFISDAIAANLAAGTVPEAVGEAFNIGGGSRVSLTQVLAEMETVTGTEITRDYRPKATGDARDTSADISKAQQILGYHPQVDLKTGLTQEWEWIKQTYHQ from the coding sequence ATGGGAAAATATATTGTTACTGGGGCTGGCGGTTTTATTGGATCTCATCTTGTGGAAGCCCTACTTGCACAAGAAAAAACCGTGATCGGTGTTGATGAATTTAATAATTATTACGATCCGACACTCAAACGGTCTCACCTCGCCCGAGTGTTGGAAAATCCTCAATTTAGTCTGATTGAAGCGAATATTCTGGATTTAGATTGGACTAGTCTTTTAGCAGATGTGGAAGTAATTTTTCACCAAGCAGCACAAGCTGGGGTGAGGGCGAGTTGGGGAGAAACCTTCTCCCTCTATACGGAACGCAACTTGAATGCCACGCAAGTCATTCTAGAAGCAGCAAAAGAAGCAAAACAGTTAACTCGGTTTGTTTATGCCTCTAGTTCTTCCATTTATGGCAACGCGCAAACACTACCCACTCCCGAATCAACTTGCCCGCAACCCGTTTCTCCTTACGGCATTACCAAACTAGCTGGGGAACAACTCTGTTGGCAATATCACCAAAACTTTGGTGTGCCAGCAACGGCTCTCCGCTATTTTACCGTTTATGGCCCTCGACAACGACCCGATATGGCATTTCACAAATTTTTGAAAGCGGTTTTGAAGGGAGAACCGATTTCGATTTATGGGGATGGTCTGCAAACTCGCGATTTTACCTTTATTAGCGACGCGATCGCGGCCAATTTAGCGGCTGGAACTGTTCCCGAAGCAGTGGGAGAAGCGTTTAATATTGGGGGTGGCAGTCGGGTTTCTCTGACACAAGTCTTAGCAGAAATGGAAACCGTCACTGGCACTGAAATTACTCGTGACTATCGCCCCAAAGCCACTGGCGATGCCCGAGATACGTCTGCTGATATTAGTAAAGCCCAGCAAATCTTAGGCTATCATCCGCAAGTAGATCTGAAAACGGGCTTAACGCAAGAATGGGAATGGATCAAGCAAACGTATCATCAATAA
- a CDS encoding DUF429 domain-containing protein has product MKFIGIDLGWYSQPSGLTCLQWQDEQLSLLTLDRKLSVEEILAWCDDLISVTEPTLIAVDAPTLIPNETGMRVPDKLTHKYFGRYHAGCYPANRKRPFAQRTVAFGLSLEARGFEHAPTIVPQQMGRYQIEVYPHAAMVQLFELERILKYKKGRIAQRKAELKKLQQYTQEVLPKLTPALNLDHFLSAIAQPLDALTGTALKAIEDQLDSLICAYIGAYWWYWGETRNQVLGDRATGYIIVPSRLA; this is encoded by the coding sequence GTGAAATTTATCGGCATTGATTTGGGGTGGTACTCGCAACCGAGTGGGCTGACTTGCTTACAGTGGCAAGATGAACAATTATCTCTCCTCACATTAGACCGTAAACTGTCTGTTGAGGAGATTTTGGCTTGGTGTGATGACCTAATTTCTGTGACAGAACCGACTTTAATTGCCGTTGATGCCCCTACTTTAATTCCCAATGAGACAGGAATGAGAGTTCCTGACAAACTCACTCATAAATATTTTGGTCGGTATCATGCGGGCTGTTATCCAGCAAACCGCAAACGCCCTTTTGCTCAGCGAACCGTTGCTTTTGGTCTCAGTTTAGAAGCACGGGGATTTGAGCACGCTCCGACGATTGTTCCCCAGCAAATGGGACGCTATCAAATTGAAGTGTATCCCCATGCTGCCATGGTACAACTCTTTGAGTTAGAACGAATTTTGAAGTATAAAAAAGGACGGATCGCCCAACGAAAAGCGGAACTGAAAAAACTGCAACAATATACGCAAGAGGTATTACCCAAACTAACTCCTGCGCTAAATTTAGATCATTTCTTAAGCGCGATCGCGCAACCTTTAGACGCTTTAACTGGAACCGCCCTCAAAGCTATTGAAGACCAACTCGACAGTCTCATTTGTGCTTATATTGGTGCTTATTGGTGGTATTGGGGAGAAACACGCAATCAAGTTCTCGGCGATCGCGCAACTGGTTATATTATTGTTCCCTCACGATTAGCCTGA